The Bacillus sp. Y1 genome has a window encoding:
- the guaC gene encoding GMP reductase translates to MDNVFDYEDIQLIPNKSIVNSRTECDTSVTFGGHTFRLPVVPANMQTIVDEKISVFLAENNYFYIMHRFQPETRIHFVKDMKARGLYASISVGVKEEEYPFIEQLAKENLSPEFITIDIAHGHSNAVINMIRHIKKHLPTSFVIAGNVGTPEAVRELENAGADATKVGIGPGKVCITKIKTGFGTGGWQLAALRWCAKAASKPIIADGGIRTHGDIAKSVRFGASMVMIGSLFAGHEESPGETVEEDGKKYKEYFGSASEFQKGERKNVEGKKMHVEFRGSLKDTLIEMEQDLQSSISYAGGNKLSAIRTVDYVIVKTSIFNGDKVY, encoded by the coding sequence ATGGATAACGTATTTGATTATGAAGATATACAATTGATCCCAAACAAATCGATCGTAAACAGCCGAACGGAGTGTGATACGAGTGTGACGTTTGGTGGTCATACGTTTCGATTGCCGGTGGTGCCTGCGAATATGCAGACCATTGTTGATGAAAAAATTTCAGTGTTTCTAGCAGAAAATAATTATTTTTATATTATGCATCGTTTTCAACCAGAAACGCGCATACATTTTGTAAAAGATATGAAGGCTCGTGGGTTGTACGCCTCGATTAGTGTGGGTGTAAAGGAAGAGGAGTATCCATTTATTGAACAACTAGCAAAGGAAAATCTGTCTCCAGAATTTATAACGATCGATATTGCCCACGGACATTCGAATGCTGTGATCAATATGATTCGTCACATTAAAAAGCATCTGCCTACTAGCTTTGTAATTGCGGGAAATGTGGGAACTCCAGAGGCAGTAAGGGAGTTGGAGAATGCGGGTGCTGATGCGACAAAGGTTGGAATTGGGCCAGGGAAAGTTTGTATTACAAAAATAAAAACAGGCTTCGGAACAGGTGGGTGGCAGTTAGCCGCCCTACGATGGTGTGCCAAAGCAGCAAGTAAGCCCATTATTGCAGATGGGGGAATTCGGACTCACGGAGATATTGCCAAATCGGTTCGATTCGGTGCATCCATGGTCATGATTGGTTCACTGTTTGCAGGTCATGAAGAGTCACCAGGAGAAACAGTAGAGGAAGATGGGAAAAAGTATAAGGAATATTTTGGCTCTGCCTCTGAATTTCAAAAAGGGGAACGTAAAAATGTCGAAGGAAAGAAAATGCACGTGGAATTCAGAGGGTCTTTAAAGGACACTTTGATTGAAATGGAGCAAGATTTACAATCATCTATTTCTTATGCAGGAGGAAACAAGCTGTCAGCCATCCGAACGGTCGATTATGTGATTGTGAAGACCTCGATCTTTAACGGAGATAAAGTTTACTAA
- a CDS encoding DoxX family protein codes for MNKHEIGALLLRVVLGITFFVHGLAKLQGGIENTAGWFSSMGLPGILAYVVTGIELIGGVALIVGLGTKIVSALLALIMLGAIVKVKIGAGFMGGYELDVVLLAIAIFLSITGSSMYSLDSKIPSKETQAQI; via the coding sequence ATGAACAAACATGAAATAGGAGCCCTACTACTAAGGGTTGTGTTAGGAATTACCTTCTTTGTCCATGGTTTAGCCAAACTACAAGGAGGAATTGAAAATACGGCTGGATGGTTTTCAAGTATGGGACTGCCAGGAATACTTGCTTATGTAGTTACAGGTATTGAGCTTATTGGTGGTGTTGCGTTAATCGTTGGACTAGGAACGAAAATTGTATCAGCCCTTCTAGCACTTATCATGCTAGGTGCGATTGTTAAAGTAAAAATTGGCGCAGGTTTTATGGGAGGATATGAATTAGACGTTGTTTTACTCGCTATCGCTATCTTTTTATCAATAACCGGCAGCTCTATGTATAGCCTGGATTCAAAAATCCCATCGAAAGAAACTCAAGCTCAAATATAA
- a CDS encoding phosphatase PAP2 family protein → MKLKTQLLIAFIVSLVSLLAFSVMALLVRKNTIVSFDSNIISYVQGLEAPWLTTIMRFFTFIGDTIPVIILTLVSLLLLYKVLNHRAELVLFLAVMLGANILFLTLKMFFHRARPDLHRLAEATNYSFPSGHATMAFALYGVLTFLLWRHINTSFKRTIHIIVSSIVILSIGISRIYLGVHYPSDILAGYFISAFWLTLAIGFFQRYRDKRNRKVSSPSG, encoded by the coding sequence ATGAAATTAAAAACTCAACTACTCATCGCATTTATAGTCAGCCTAGTCTCTTTACTAGCATTTAGTGTGATGGCACTTTTAGTAAGAAAAAATACCATTGTCTCTTTTGATAGCAACATCATTTCTTATGTTCAAGGTTTGGAAGCTCCTTGGTTGACCACTATTATGAGATTTTTTACGTTTATTGGGGATACCATACCAGTGATTATCCTTACACTTGTCAGTCTCTTACTTCTTTACAAGGTATTGAACCACAGAGCTGAGCTAGTATTATTTTTAGCGGTAATGTTAGGGGCGAATATCCTTTTTCTCACCTTAAAAATGTTCTTTCACCGGGCAAGACCTGATTTGCATCGGTTAGCTGAAGCGACTAATTATAGCTTTCCAAGTGGTCATGCAACCATGGCCTTCGCTTTATATGGGGTACTGACCTTTCTTTTGTGGCGTCATATCAATACTTCATTTAAACGGACGATTCATATTATTGTGAGTAGTATCGTGATCCTTTCGATAGGTATTAGTCGAATTTATCTCGGCGTTCATTATCCAAGTGACATACTAGCTGGGTATTTTATCAGTGCTTTTTGGCTTACTCTAGCCATTGGATTTTTTCAGCGATATAGGGACAAAAGAAATAGGAAAGTGAGCAGCCCATCTGGGTAA
- a CDS encoding BlaI/MecI/CopY family transcriptional regulator gives MSIKRFKYNEEGLSRFFGPLEARIMELFWDSKQGEFSIKEVQQTLDSEKNINFNTVMTVMNRLVDKGVLTKRASGRVSLFSPIQTKEEFLEEQSKKLTENLLDEFGGVVISHMIDTLTDVDETLLNKLEQKIQQLKKDKL, from the coding sequence TTGTCTATTAAACGATTTAAGTACAATGAGGAAGGTCTTTCTCGATTTTTTGGTCCGTTAGAAGCAAGAATTATGGAGCTTTTTTGGGACAGTAAGCAAGGTGAATTCAGTATTAAAGAAGTACAGCAAACCCTTGATTCTGAAAAAAATATCAACTTTAATACCGTTATGACGGTCATGAATCGACTGGTAGATAAAGGGGTGCTAACAAAACGAGCAAGTGGCCGTGTTTCCCTATTCAGTCCTATTCAAACGAAAGAGGAATTTTTGGAGGAACAGTCCAAAAAACTGACCGAAAATTTACTCGATGAATTCGGGGGCGTTGTGATCAGTCACATGATTGATACCCTCACCGACGTAGATGAAACCTTATTAAATAAACTCGAACAAAAAATTCAACAACTTAAAAAGGACAAGTTATGA
- a CDS encoding CBO0543 family protein, translating into MGTREENLDDVRFLEDQLFLLDAKGWLENEFLTWEWWILLCFFVVPWMLWFIMKKRKWFVESLLFGVIVMNVTLLLDTVGMQFTFWEYPVEFLPVIPRGFSFDVSMVPVAFILLFQYFQTWKSFIIAQVIMAVAYAFIGEPFCEWLNLVRYLKWNYLYSFVYYIILGIGVRALILKCMLVSKRYYEKKWSPS; encoded by the coding sequence ATGGGCACTCGTGAAGAAAACCTTGATGACGTCAGGTTCTTAGAAGATCAGCTATTTTTGTTAGATGCTAAAGGCTGGCTAGAAAATGAATTTTTAACATGGGAATGGTGGATTTTACTCTGTTTTTTTGTTGTTCCATGGATGCTCTGGTTTATTATGAAAAAAAGAAAATGGTTTGTTGAGTCTCTCCTGTTCGGTGTGATTGTGATGAATGTTACTCTTCTTTTGGATACCGTGGGAATGCAATTTACTTTTTGGGAGTATCCGGTGGAATTTCTGCCTGTTATACCAAGAGGATTTTCATTTGATGTGTCCATGGTACCCGTAGCTTTTATCCTGCTATTTCAATATTTTCAAACATGGAAGTCCTTTATTATTGCCCAAGTCATCATGGCAGTCGCCTACGCCTTTATCGGTGAACCCTTTTGTGAATGGCTTAACCTCGTTCGCTATCTCAAATGGAATTACTTGTATTCCTTCGTTTATTACATTATTCTTGGAATTGGCGTCCGAGCACTTATATTAAAATGTATGTTGGTTTCAAAACGCTATTATGAAAAAAAATGGAGTCCTTCATGA
- a CDS encoding YqcI/YcgG family protein, producing MILAGLKTVTTLNVVANVLHNLNPQFAYSQSPNFTRTFTSQKLFGIYYISFCEVIIIKGLYKDEVILREQLAPWKRIALEKFEAKMTDKERPFPCIPATIGFSTNQLRYGFVGDPRDTSSIHELAQLLKIFTDESTGFGNYTSLIVFYNIPKEVEKTYTVEQFEQLFWKQLGGLSAIDGMQWPEDIPTDPHDPVWEFCFHGEKYFMYCATPSHQNRQSRHFDTMMLAITPRWVLQEFGKNESYAKNIKKQVRKRLANYDSISIHPDLNSYGSEDNFEWRQYFLRDDDTSLSKCPYHRFLNLFKLDK from the coding sequence ATGATCCTAGCTGGTTTGAAGACCGTTACTACTTTGAATGTTGTTGCGAATGTTCTTCATAACCTTAATCCCCAGTTTGCTTATTCACAATCGCCCAATTTCACTAGGACATTCACCTCACAAAAGCTTTTTGGAATATATTATATAAGCTTTTGTGAGGTGATCATTATCAAAGGTTTATATAAAGATGAAGTAATATTACGAGAACAACTAGCCCCATGGAAAAGAATTGCTCTCGAAAAATTCGAAGCAAAAATGACGGATAAAGAAAGACCTTTCCCTTGCATACCAGCTACAATTGGCTTTTCCACTAATCAACTTCGCTATGGATTTGTAGGTGATCCAAGAGACACTTCTTCCATTCATGAACTGGCACAATTATTAAAAATTTTCACAGATGAATCAACAGGATTTGGTAACTATACGTCACTTATTGTTTTTTATAATATTCCAAAAGAAGTAGAAAAAACATATACAGTGGAACAGTTTGAACAACTGTTTTGGAAGCAATTAGGTGGTCTTTCCGCGATTGACGGGATGCAGTGGCCTGAAGACATTCCCACTGACCCTCATGATCCGGTTTGGGAGTTTTGTTTCCACGGGGAAAAATATTTTATGTATTGTGCCACCCCCTCTCACCAAAATCGACAAAGCCGTCATTTTGATACGATGATGCTCGCAATTACTCCAAGATGGGTGTTACAAGAATTTGGTAAAAATGAATCTTATGCCAAAAATATTAAAAAACAGGTACGAAAACGCTTGGCGAATTACGATTCTATATCGATCCACCCCGATTTAAATAGCTATGGTTCAGAAGATAATTTTGAATGGAGACAATATTTTTTACGAGATGATGATACGTCATTATCCAAATGTCCGTACCATCGCTTCTTAAATTTATTTAAGCTAGATAAATAG
- a CDS encoding EcsC family protein, producing MIIVEKKEELKNELSIIEKWEKDQGNLWIWERLGRLPFKLLDKITPQFVHNKVGLLLDEIGNYIQTGGKYLVSEKQLFELIDKETNQSIGSIAEIKEIPLSTMNTVSQKLTESRKKVATVQGATTGIGGIFTLAIDVPALLAISLKTLQEIAIIHGYDPNEKSERIFIIKCLQFSSADIVGKKAILKELSGYYQNGNQSGEMMSQLQGWREVVYTYRDQFGWKKLFQMVPIAGMVFGAFTNRSMINDLAEVGVMLYRKRRIMERLGVTSEEQA from the coding sequence ATGATTATAGTGGAAAAAAAAGAAGAGTTAAAAAATGAACTTTCTATTATTGAAAAATGGGAAAAGGACCAAGGGAATTTGTGGATTTGGGAACGACTTGGAAGACTTCCTTTTAAATTACTAGACAAAATTACCCCACAGTTTGTTCATAATAAAGTGGGACTATTATTAGACGAAATTGGAAATTACATTCAAACTGGTGGAAAATATTTAGTATCGGAAAAACAGCTATTTGAGCTCATCGATAAAGAAACAAACCAATCAATAGGGAGCATAGCGGAGATAAAAGAAATCCCTCTTTCCACTATGAATACGGTCAGTCAAAAATTAACGGAAAGCCGGAAAAAGGTCGCAACGGTCCAAGGAGCAACAACAGGGATCGGAGGAATCTTCACCCTCGCGATTGATGTACCCGCGCTTTTAGCAATCTCATTAAAAACACTGCAAGAAATCGCTATCATCCACGGCTACGATCCAAACGAAAAAAGCGAGCGAATCTTTATCATCAAGTGCTTACAATTTTCATCAGCTGATATTGTTGGAAAAAAGGCCATTCTCAAGGAGTTATCCGGCTACTACCAAAACGGCAATCAATCGGGTGAAATGATGTCTCAGCTTCAAGGCTGGCGAGAAGTCGTGTATACATACCGAGATCAATTCGGATGGAAAAAACTATTTCAAATGGTCCCTATCGCAGGAATGGTATTCGGCGCCTTCACCAACCGTTCAATGATTAATGACCTTGCAGAAGTGGGAGTTATGCTGTATCGGAAAAGAAGAATTATGGAGCGATTGGGAGTTACGTCTGAGGAGCAGGCGTAA
- a CDS encoding M56 family metallopeptidase codes for MMWWKKKSLYLLLLSLGLATLIWVQMGMFLTHLIFGTQLKMNFFKFCLSLFMEDSFYYFLVIFLVNTLLTYIFLITIIKLGRQVIVSKRFSRRLSECKDNELTSLIRTTYRHNENLIVVKSDSVLAFTMGYIKPTIVLSTGLILMLEKDELRAVIEHETFHKNNHDPLKLFMLELIAQSLWFIPLTQWCQQNYSIISEILADEYAVRKMGSEMELSTALIKLIKYHVSVKNTPSLVHFSGGSINFRLQQLVEPNEAIPIKLTRRNIFISVHVLLFFIGMVLLTTA; via the coding sequence ATGATGTGGTGGAAAAAGAAATCACTCTACTTACTATTACTAAGCCTTGGGTTAGCAACCCTCATATGGGTTCAAATGGGAATGTTTCTTACTCATTTGATTTTTGGAACACAGTTAAAAATGAATTTTTTTAAATTTTGTTTAAGCTTATTTATGGAAGATTCCTTCTATTATTTTTTAGTGATATTTCTCGTTAACACCCTTCTCACCTATATTTTTTTAATAACCATAATAAAATTAGGTAGACAGGTAATCGTATCTAAGAGGTTTTCTAGACGATTATCGGAATGCAAGGATAACGAGTTAACCTCGTTGATACGAACTACGTATCGGCATAACGAAAATTTGATTGTTGTCAAAAGTGATTCTGTACTTGCCTTCACCATGGGGTACATCAAACCCACGATCGTTCTATCAACAGGATTAATCCTGATGCTTGAAAAAGATGAGTTAAGAGCTGTGATCGAGCACGAGACTTTTCATAAAAACAACCATGATCCGTTAAAGCTCTTTATGTTAGAGCTTATTGCTCAGTCATTGTGGTTTATTCCGCTTACCCAATGGTGTCAACAAAACTATAGTATCATTAGTGAAATACTGGCTGATGAGTATGCTGTACGAAAAATGGGGTCAGAAATGGAGTTAAGCACAGCTTTAATCAAGCTGATTAAGTATCATGTTTCAGTAAAGAATACCCCTTCTTTGGTTCATTTTTCTGGTGGGTCCATTAACTTCCGGCTTCAACAATTAGTCGAACCAAACGAAGCGATCCCAATTAAGCTGACCAGAAGAAACATCTTCATTTCTGTTCACGTGTTACTTTTTTTCATAGGCATGGTTTTACTCACCACTGCCTAA